The Lolium perenne isolate Kyuss_39 chromosome 6, Kyuss_2.0, whole genome shotgun sequence genome segment TCGGGGCCATCCCCCCCGTGCGGAGGCTAGCCTCCATCCGCCGCACGGAGGGATCACGCGAGGAgccccgccgcccccatcaccggccGCGCCCCGGCTTCGCCGGCGACGGCCTCCGGGGACGACGAGGAGGGCGGGAGGGGGaggggaggacggcggcggcggctagggttttccgCCCCAGGTCGCCCAGGAGGGGGACGACCCGAGCGGTGGGAGGGAAAAGATCAAAAATATACATTTGATCGGATGTTTCTAATTGGAGTCTATCACCGTCAAATATCGAATATCTCGCCTGGTTGCGATGCAGTTTTGCAGCAATATGCATACATGGTAATTAATTCTAGAGTGCCATGCCATTGCTACCTCTAAAACTAAAACAGATCACTATCTCTGACGCTGTTGGCAACTTTTGAAACTAAAACCGTTCCCCCTACATCTTGCTAGATTATCGCCGATAGGAACCTTATTCAAAACAGGTAATCGCATATCTCCAATTAGAAACATCCGATCAAATATATATTGCCAGTCCATACACAGGAAAGTCCCGAAAAAAATCAAAGGAAGCTTCAACTCTGCAAAGGAAAAAAATCTAATTGCCACTCCATACACAGGAAAGTCCCGAGGTGCCACGGTAGGTGAATAGCTACTACCTTGGAGAAATGAGCCGCACATAATTATAGAGCATGAACCATCGCATGCAACGGCTCCTCATTTATTTAGAACAGAAAACCAAGCCTCCCATAATTACCATCGCATGCATCTACCTCAATCACATGACGTTTAGTTTGACGAGATGACATGTCAGCAATCTGTGGCACTGATGCATCTCAGCCATCAGTTTTCTCTCGCATCCACCATACAACCAACAAGTGAGAACCAAAGTAGTACACCCATCATCTTTTTCCCGCCCTAGCGTGGCTCTTCCTTTCTCAAAAATTCAAACTGTATAGAACCTCTACTACCTCTATATATACATGGAGGGGTGGAGCTTACGCTTGCGTCGCGTGTGACTGTATAGAACCtctaccaccacctcctcctcctcctcctccaccatcaccaccaccacaaccaccccaccccaccccacccaACCAAACCCACCCAACAACTCACCTTCCGGCGATATTCCAAAAAAAACCCAGCGAAATTCCGACGgccctagatctagatctagccgccactttttttaaaaattaaaaaaaaatttgTGGCGCATATTGGCATGGTGTACACCTGGGCAAAGTTTGGGCTGGGCCGGGCTTCGGGCTGGGCATAAAAAAGCCCGCGGGTAAAAAGtcaggcccgagcccggcccgaccCGACCGTCGGGCCTGTAATTTAAACCCGAACCCGGCCCAAACGAGCAAAAAGCCTGGCCCGTCCCAAGAAGCCCGGCCCGACTAGGCTAAAATGCACGCAAATGAAGGCCTAAGACCGGCCCAGCCTGACGTTCGGGCTCAGATTTTAGGCCCGAGCCCGGCACGAAGTGCAAGCCCGGGCCGGGCcgtccgggccgggctgcccatgcccagatgtagcatggtgcgccacagaagttttcaagaaattttgtggcgcatattgacctagtgcgccacagaagttttcaAGAAATTCGGTGGCACATATTAacctagtgcgccacagaagtttcaaaaattatgtggcgcatgtacatatgcgccacagaattcaaaTAAGTCGCGTGACAACTGTGGCGATCTGGATATGCGCGCCACAGAATTGaaatttggtgcgccacagatagcttattttccactagtgaaattatGCAGTTTATTTTCAGTATCTAGTCTGTCTTCTTGTTTTTCGGCCTTCATCAGCGTATTTGGAGTTTGGGGTTTGCGGGTTATGCTAGAGTTGCTCTATGCTAGCTAGCTTCCACCTTTCATACTTCAACCGATGAAGGAAAGCAATTGTCCCAATGCACGCCATAGGATTTCTCATTTTGCGCAACTTTGTGCAGAACCCTTGAAGACAAATTATgtacttagactagtcacaatggaaagtatcatatagtagtatcatatacCGTATGATACTATCTTcgtaatgcatagtatcatgtagtagtatcatatgctagttatatttattgatttgtagaatctcaatacaaatttgtgtacaagatttatttAGAGTTGATTTTTCTAgttctacgtgctatgatacagtatctacctatgatactactatcatctctttcatcattaattgaggtgacacatcagctttttgcatgcatgtagtgcatgatactagctatgatacccccattgtgggtagtcttaaGCCTATTTGACAATTCGTTCACCAAATGAACTGCACACACTAATCCACCAAGAAAGCGACTTCATGATTCATTAATAATGTTGCCAGAGTATGCAGCAGTTAGCCCAAAGTTGAACCTAATCAATTAATTAATACCGGCTAGTAAAAAAAAGGCAACTGGAATACATCGCCAAAGATTTCATTGGGGTGCAGAATTTGGCTAGGATTCAGATTAGTGGCACCCACATACTGTACCTACTTGTGCATGTTTAAAAGTGAACAAGAGCGTGAAGAATAGTAGGACATGAAACAAGACATATCCTGGTACTACAAGAAGAAACAATCAACTGAATCAAATGCATAGATAGTAAGAGATCACCGCCCAAATGATGAATGTACTTGTAAGATGACAAGGTTCATAAAATGACCGAGAAGGAAGTTTACAAATGTCAATCTTAAGTAAGTTCTAGCTCTTTCCTAAACCAAAACCACGCAACATCAGTTTGGCTCCTTCCTCTTTACCCCTGACCCTCCACCCAAACCTCCAAATCCCAAACCAAGCACTGAAGGAATAATCTCAAGCACATTCTGAGAGCTCCCCAACCATGCAAGGGGTGTATGGAAATGATTCATATATGCCATTTGAATGTCCCTGATAATAATCCTTTGGGCGTAATTTTCCCAGGTACTGGACTTTTGAGCTATTTAGATGATAAGCCACTCCTTTAAATGATGATACACTCAAGAAAACAATCTCTTTATAGGGGTGAAATCCGAGGATAGCAACACAGCCATAGTAATTTTCATAATCATCTTCAATATTCAGGACGTTATCGTCATCAGAGTTCCATTCAAAATTGTCACTCCTGGGCAATCCATCTTCATCATTATCGCCATGTAAGAACCAAGTGTTGCGATCAATTCCCTTGGGCTGATTCAAATATATTGTCCCCCATGGAGTAAGATCAATGTGATGCTTCAACTCCCAAGACATCTGACCACCTGATTCGTTGAGAATCCAAACCCGAAGTTGATATTCGTCGTGGATTGTTGCAAAGTAAACCCCCTTTTTCGATTTCCCAAGACAAGGTTCTGCACGTTTGATTTCCTCAATATCTATTGGCGTTTTGACTAGTTGGTACTTTCCATCTTGTAAAAACAACCTGCGAAAATAAAAGATGTATGTAAGACTATTTTCAGAGCTAGATATGATGCAATGTTTGTGCAGAAACATTCACATGTCTACTAATACTAGAATTCAGAAGGCAGGCTTGTATAAGCCTTTCCAATGTATATACCTCACAACAAATGCGCCACGACAATGAACATAGAGTGCTCCTTCCCAGTACACACCGTAGCGCCACCTCGGCCCCCAGCTTGTTGGTTCCAACCTATCTAGCCGCACAGAGGCCACTGTCTCCAAAGCCTCGCCTTCACGGACAAACAACCTCTTTTGCCACTGTTTTGTACTAGAGGAGAACACATCCAGCATCCATGAGGATGGTGGCCACTCCACCAATTCATCTGGATCCTCCTGCTTGCCACTACACTCAGTTGGTGACGGCACGAATATTGCTGGTAAGTCGTCCTCTTCAATGGTATGTTCCATTGACAATTCCGATGGTCGTTCATCTTCGTGCTCCTCTTCAAAGTTATCGAGTGCCGGAATATCGTCCGGCAACGAGAATAACTCAAGCAGGCAATATGGTCCTGAGAACTGACTTTGCTTTTTAGGCTTCTTGTCAGGCACTCGTTGGACTTTTTGGATAATTTTCTTAGGCACCATTGGAATCCTGAACACTTGATAGTGCGGTGAGACGGCAGGATCAAAGACGAGGTATGTGTTGTAGTTGCTTGCATCGGGGCACGGGAGACGCTCCCACCGTCTCGTGGCGGGGTTAACGACGCAGAAGAACTCCCTCCACTGAGTACCGTAGATAAGAAGGCCGTTGCAGTGATCCAGGATTGGCTCAAAATCCCTGTTGTACCCAGGCAAGAAGCCAAGATCGCCATTGATCAAGGGCCGCTTCGTGGTGGGGCGGGCGAAGAAGCGTGGGCGATTGTAGTCGATGTAGTTGACAAACAGACCGCGCACCGAGCTCGGGAGGATGTGCGGGCGCATCAGCCGATGGGCGTCGACGACGGCGCACCACGCCTTGCGCACGCAGCGGGAGGCGGCGAGGTCGCAGGGCTCGAGGCGGCGGAGGATGTTGGCGAGCGCGTCGTCGGGCAGGGCTTCCGTCGGATCCATCCTCACGTGTACGGGGGCGAAGATCGAGGAGAAACGGCGGCGGAGCTTTGGGCAGCTGACCTACTCGTGCGCGGTTAAGTGGCCCATATGTAGGCCAGGATGCCAGCCGGTCCAAACTAAGCACCGCACAGACACAACCGGGCCTGATTAAAATCGGCCACCGGTTGGCACTCCAACTTATCTCACAATAAAAAAGGGTTGATACTCTAACTGTGCATGCAGCAGGCGCTCTGCCCGGCGACCTTGTCGCGGGCATGGCGGCAGACAAGCGGGCTCGACATGGCCGGTAGTAGCGGCACCGGCAGACCTCACGGTCGCGCCGAACCGTAGTTTGCAGCGGGAACCTAGCGCCTTCTCATCACGAGCTCTCAAGATTGTGCCTCCTCTGGCGAGCAGTGACGGAAATTGATCCGATGATTTGCTACACAACTCTTCTTTTTCTGTTTGGAGCACAAAGAAATTACTGCATTACTCTTCAAATTTCTACACGGGCTTTTTGATGAAAATTGGTTTTTCAACTATGCTACATACGATTTATTATATTCTTGGATACCTAGGCGAGTTTTGTTGTAAATGATTTTGGACGCGTTGGCAAAGAGATGATCAAAAAATAACATTTTCTTTAATACTACATATGAATTTTCATAATGTTGGATACGTTGGCGAGTTTTGTTGGAAAAAATATTTTAGTTTATTGACAAATAGATGATGAAATATGAGATTACATTTTGCTGCTACATAAGAATTTTTGTAATGTTTGATAGCTCGGGAGTTTTGTTGGAAAAAATATTTGAGTTTATTGACAAATAGATGATGAAAAATGAGATTTTATTTCGATGCTACATATGAATTTTCATAATGTTGGGTATATGTTGGTGAGTTTTGTTGAAAAAATATTTGTGTTTGTTGACAAAAGATGATGAAAATTGAGATTTTTTAAATGCCACATACAAATTTTCATAATGTTGGATATGTTCTCGAGTTTTGCTGGAAAGGATTTGTTAGGTCTATTGGCAAAGAGATAATGAAAAATTAAAAATCACTCTGCTACATACGAATTTTTATACTGTTGGATACGTCAGCCAAGTTTGTTGGATATGTTTACCGCAAAGGGTTCTCATATTTTTTAAAAATCTATTTTTGGTATGTCATGTAATGGATATAGAAAAAATAGGACATGAATGTAGAACCtctatttgaaatttaaaataaaaagaaatgtgATATAAATAGAGAATCTTTAGAAAAGAATAATCTTACCCATTTGAGACTAGAGAGTAGACACACCAGTTAAAAATAGAGACGAAAGAAGTGAACGTGGTGGGTTTTGTGGGCTCTACCCACGTGTGGCGCATCATGCAATTTTTTTTGGAGTTGTCGGGATTGGTCATTGCTCACGCATTTCTCTGTCGTAGCGTCTGAAACGTATGGCCAAATTCACAACGAATCTTCCGTGCAGAGATGAAAAGCGAGTAAGCGACATATCGTTTTGTGTAGACATGGTCGCATCCAACGTCTATCAACCCGGCTGATCCCAGCTGGTTCCTAGCGCAGGCCTTTCCATTATTACAGGAATAGTCTTTTTTTATAAAAACAATTAAAAggtaaaggaaaaaaaaggatcATGACCAGGAGTAGTATTAGGAAACCCACTGAGAGTGTTCGATCTCGAACACCCCTATGGAACAAAAACCTACTACCATTAGAACTCGAGGAACCTAATAATGTTTTGTCCTCCTATAGTACCATCGAAAAAATATACTTAGTCCATTGTCCGTCAAAAATACAATTACATAGTCCTACGGTACAATCAGAAAGACATACTTACTTCATCACATGCTGCCTCTTTCAGCCGGAGAAATACTACCATTTTCTTTTGTAGCAACTCCGGAATAAATCCACAATCCACCGCCTCTTTTAGATGACAAAAATATTACTGCCTTTTTCGATATCTCTGGAAAACTTGCTCCCTCATACGTCACATCTTTCAACTGGTGCACCTTGTCAGGCTATCCTCTTTTTTTCCATCACCTTACGATCATCCGGTGTTTTTTTTGTTCATACTATCCTCTTTCTTCACCGCTTCACGATCACCTAGGTGTGCTAGGGAAAAATTCTGAACCGTGCCGCTAGAGTACCACTTCTACGTTTTTTAATCAATTCTTCCCCACCAACACCAACACTTATGTATTTCAGATGATTATATGTTGTGGTACTTTAAAATACTATGACAATCAGTCTAACAACCAAGGGCACGTCGCCGCGGcaaatctattatatactaaaagtaaAATACGGATGTTTTTATAGAGACACCATATTAATCCACATCATCCAAATTATTAAGACGGTTAGATAAATAATGTGTGGCTACAATTTAATCAAAGTTATAGATTAAATAACACATTAGACGTGACAGACCGATCCGGTACCAGATAAGTCGTCACATGAAGCCGTGTAACTAGCGCGGGCGTTGTTAAAGGGCAAAAAATAACGGACAAACAATGGTCTCATATCCATCGTGCCTATATAAGGAAAGGCAAATACCTCTTGAAATTTGTCAGAGAAATTTATAAAATTTATAAAACATTCTTAAAATTAAGCAAACTATACAAATCTatttatctattatatactaaaagaacATACAGATGTGTAATAGAGACACCCCGATTAATCCGCAGCATACTAATAATTTAGATAGCTGAATATATAATTGATTTAACGAGATTGCAAGATTTAATAGTTACATACATACAAATAAATAGTCGGATTCATATACTCCCTATGTCTCATAAAATTTATTTGTAATTTaacaaaatttagatgtatctacatactagatagtgtctagatatatttaaattttaacaaatctcggagaactttcgtgaaatggagggagtattagAGTCACTCCCGGATACGCGACGTGTACGTGAGCACGTATGGATGTGATATATGACTTCAAGTTACAAAAACTTTATTAGAAAGAGTTCGATATACGGTTAACTCCAACACGTTTCATCTAAACTTCTATATTGGATCAGATGTGGAACAAAAAATTCATATTCGCACCACTGCATCCGTTAGATAGAAAAAAAGTAAAACTGATACCCTTAAAAAAATAtgtatttttttcgaaatgggggacatacGTTCACTAAAGAAAGAAGAATTGGTAGCCCAGTTGAAGCATGGTCGGAAACTGCACTGTATCAATACCGCAGAGCAGTCTCATATGAGTAGATTAGATACAAATACCAATGGAAAAATACACATTCTATTGCAGATTTTCCAGTAAATGCTTATAGATATCGATGTACGCATTTTTCAACTTTATATTAAAACGAGCTAATACAAATatcaaagaaattaaaagacatGATTGAGGATTATAAATATGCCAGAATACATGCTAGAAAATGCACATCATAGCATTACAGTCTACATGTATTATTTAGTTCTTGGTCTAATAAAGCTATGTTAGGATTTGCAGGGTGAGCTTATTTAGATATGTTTGGAGAACATACACGATGATTATTATATTAGATGGCTACGTAGGAATCAAGGCATATGCAAGAAATATATTGCAGAGCTCTAAAAGAAATATGCGGGTTTTAAAAATAATGGAACGCTAGGCGTCGATCACCTGGTCGGGAGCCAAAAAATTGGGCATCCTTTGCGTCGTCCAAACGACAACTGACATTGTGGTTCAGCCATAGAAGATTTTTTTTGCATTTTACCCATCCGACTTTTTGAAAACTTATGCAATCCTAACCTTGAACACTTCGACCGAAAGAGTTTTTCCAATATGCATAATGTGAATATTCAACATACTGAaggtgatgccctcgcatttgcaagGCCGCTATGATAGGTTTCTAGCAATAATATACAAAGTCATCGCTAGGTCTGATGCTCCATGTTCTGAACAAAAGCAAAACGATCCACGGTGGAAGGTAAGAATGTTTAGCTAGCTAGCTCCTTTCATAATTCCAGCGATGAACGAAAGCAGTTGTCCCAGTGCACGCAGTAGTTTTCCTAATTTTGCACACACTTTGTGCAGAACCATTGAAGCCAAATTGCATACTTAAACCTTGTTAACAATTGAGGGTAGACATCCAAGAAATCGACTTCGTGATTCATTAGTAATGTTACCAGAGTATGCAGCCACTACGGGAACAAACTGCTACGCCGACGGCCCGCACCATCGGCACAGTACACTTCATCGTCGGCACCGGctctgccgacggtgaccgtcggcgtagCCTCGTCGGCACAGGCAGGCGTCGGGGTCTGCGCAGACATCGTCGGCGTAGGAGGACACTGTCGGCacaggcgtacgccgacggctggacggtggccgtcggccgcCCCACCGTCGGCACACCCAATCCGCCGTCACGCCGGCTGCCGTCAACGCGCCCAACTGTGCACCGTCGGCATAGTTTCACCTTTTATTTCCCAGATCCGGCGGCAAACCGTGACAATTTGAACTGGAAaaaaaaaacgcgcgaaactgggCCGGCTGTGCCGGGGCCTGTGCCGACACAGTTTTTTTCAGTTTTTTGCCATTTTGGCTCAATTAGCTCAGAAAATCGCACAAAATGGACATATTATAACATTGAATGTCCAGTAACATGTATAGCACCATAGAGCACAAAGATATCACCGTATAGCACCAAATCTCACAAATATAGCATCAAATCTCAcaaatagcacaaatatagcatacaagacCATGGTACATACACGGGATCCACTACAAAGATGGAGCGTGTCATCATGTGCTAGTACAATGTAGAAACTATGGTAGTGCACCACCCAGACCCGAGTACTGATCTAGCTCTGAGTGGGTGAAGCGAGGCCGCACTACTtcgacggtgctcggggaggtagaaccacgacgagagccaccggaaGCAGAACCATGCCGAGGTTCGGCAGAAGCACCAGGAGAACAGCGACCGGGGTGCATCGGCGTACCATCAGGAGCGTCAttcccggattctcccaatccctacatgttggagggagttagcaacttagccatgtaacaccaagttagcaacttaccggggtcaactgacgctgacgcttgtacgtgcaatagaactcctccttggacgggaacactgacgtcggccccggatgaggtggctctgggagtggttcctctcgcactccagtcatcatgaaccgagttaaactctgcaagaaacggaagagatagctcagattcaaacatggggacttacgatgttttgcaaccatagagattgaaacttaccgccatctggttgctcgtccactggacatatgcatctttcacaaggtcatgctccttaatcttctcgagatactcctcgtaagctactgcataggcctcctcgagctgagtctacaatttcagaaataatgcgtctcatcaacatagccattcaggaacaagagtcaaaacataggatgaaaatgtggatgacttacatctacctctgcccgagaacggcatgtagtccgcgaggaggtagcgtagctgccggaggggagggtagccttgatctgcgtgaagttcctctgaggcttgaaacccccagcaaggcaggcaggacgtccatgcggctggccggaccccgccagcatcatcgccacctcgtcgaccggctcggtcatagggtcctccacctctagatggagcttggcgtactcctcgcagtatttttccttgctctctttggccttgccgtagtacatctcaggcgcgggccgaggctcgttcggaccgggcgtcaccagcttcatgtgcgtccacgcttccatctcaccaagttccctcccgagcttcttcccctgcatcacaaaacaaatgttatacatatcatcgaaaatcaaaaaaatgcagcttgttccatttttatatgtaccaGACGGTCCCGATAGCGATCGGTGCTGCTGCTCCCCGCACTGTGTGTTCCCTGATGCCCACGGTTGACCTTGTTCCGGTCGCTCACGGCCTTGAaatcggggttttcgccgacccaattcttgaccaactccatgaaggcggccctcttattattatcagcccaatgtggtacaacctgcaaaatcaaaactcatttgaagaacaaacaatataATTGCAAGTTAGCCGCAGTACAAAGAAtcgcattgacaattacttaccgaCATGAAGTCCTCTATCGTCATAGCCGGGGCGAGTCCCTGCACAATCTCAGGCTTTGTGTACCTTACGCCCTGCTCAGCATAGAAGTGGCTGATGCATGTGATcctctggttgtaccactgctgccgtGTCAACTTCCGACACATGTTACGGAGGATCATGTCCGCCCTCTCCTTATGCTCAGTCGCCACCCTATAATTGCGCTGCAATCAAGCATAACAgaaagtgtgagaggcatgagttatcacggtggggttatcaactacatatgaacgaaacccaaagagtatgcattacgtacccaaaacttcttgatcacggcgtcggcggcggaagtaaagccagggtaatgcgctatctcaaagtcttcccaactataggctagcttggactcgcccccaaggaccggagtgtagatccccggccagtacttcctaatagcagctccaatcagactccctggcacgcggacattcttccccgtatatgtgaaatttctgcacaattatcaaacattagaaaatgctaagtgtcataacgaaaatgaaatcaccttactacttactctatctttcctgggacaaggagccacttgtcatcctccgtagcaggttccttactctcatcgggaacctgcgcttccccacgaatctgcaacttcttcggagccatctccgtcgaagcctcctcatccctagactcctcctctgtctcctcctcctccctagtctcctcctcctccctagtgtcctcctcctcgtccatagactgtgaagccacttagccagaagcagagggaatgtcagctagaaggagctgtgcatccccccctggtgttgcgccgcactacatcccgccaccatcaaccttccacgtgcttcttggctcctcctggtttgataaaccttggtttctttctgagggaaaacttgctgctgtgcgcatcataccttcctcttggggttcccaacgaacgtgtgagttacacgccatcagccatcaactacactttgttgaatatcatgtgagttgctatgcatgtccgtcttgtctgaagtaagggagatttaccacttatttaatggttacagcatgcatatt includes the following:
- the LOC127324025 gene encoding uncharacterized protein; the encoded protein is MDPTEALPDDALANILRRLEPCDLAASRCVRKAWCAVVDAHRLMRPHILPSSVRGLFVNYIDYNRPRFFARPTTKRPLINGDLGFLPGYNRDFEPILDHCNGLLIYGTQWREFFCVVNPATRRWERLPCPDASNYNTYLVFDPAVSPHYQVFRIPMVPKKIIQKVQRVPDKKPKKQSQFSGPYCLLELFSLPDDIPALDNFEEEHEDERPSELSMEHTIEEDDLPAIFVPSPTECSGKQEDPDELVEWPPSSWMLDVFSSSTKQWQKRLFVREGEALETVASVRLDRLEPTSWGPRWRYGVYWEGALYVHCRGAFVVRYIHWKGLYKLFLQDGKYQLVKTPIDIEEIKRAEPCLGKSKKGVYFATIHDEYQLRVWILNESGGQMSWELKHHIDLTPWGTIYLNQPKGIDRNTWFLHGDNDEDGLPRSDNFEWNSDDDNVLNIEDDYENYYGCVAILGFHPYKEIVFLSVSSFKGVAYHLNSSKVQYLGKLRPKDYYQGHSNGIYESFPYTPCMVGELSECA